In a genomic window of Streptomyces sp. NBC_01231:
- a CDS encoding SPW_0924 family protein, producing the protein MRALIAAATGLAVALALVLTITAMGSPTGKTSPKPMLTTVPAHP; encoded by the coding sequence ATGCGCGCACTGATCGCCGCCGCGACCGGCCTCGCCGTCGCGCTCGCCCTGGTCCTGACCATCACGGCCATGGGCTCCCCGACCGGGAAAACGTCCCCGAAACCGATGCTGACGACGGTGCCCGCACACCCGTAA
- a CDS encoding PAC2 family protein: protein MLDPQGLYAWEPKGLAVVDMALAQESAGLVMLYHFDGYIDAGETGDQIVDRLLDSLPHQVVARFDHDRLVDYRARRPLLTFKRDSWAEYEEPTIDVRLVQDATGAPFLLLSGPEPDVEWERFAAAVQQIVERLGVRLSVNFHGIPMGVPHTRPVGLTPHGNRTELVPGHRSPFEEAQVPGSAEALVEYRLMEAGHDVLGVAAHVPHYIARSPYPDAALTVLEAITAGTGLVLPGIAHALRTDAHRTQTEIDRQVQEGDEELVALVQGLEHQYDAAAGAESRGNMLAEPVEIPSADEIGLEFEKFLAEREGDG from the coding sequence GTGCTTGATCCGCAGGGTTTGTACGCATGGGAGCCGAAGGGCCTCGCCGTCGTAGACATGGCGCTCGCCCAGGAGTCGGCCGGACTAGTCATGCTCTACCACTTCGACGGCTACATCGACGCGGGCGAGACCGGCGACCAGATCGTCGACCGGCTCCTCGACTCGCTGCCCCACCAGGTCGTCGCTCGCTTCGACCACGACCGGCTCGTGGACTACCGCGCACGCCGCCCGCTGCTGACGTTCAAGCGCGACAGCTGGGCCGAGTACGAGGAGCCCACCATCGACGTGCGGCTCGTCCAGGACGCCACCGGTGCGCCCTTCCTGCTGCTGTCCGGGCCCGAGCCGGACGTGGAGTGGGAACGCTTCGCCGCGGCCGTCCAGCAGATCGTGGAGCGGCTCGGCGTCCGCCTGTCGGTGAACTTCCACGGCATCCCCATGGGTGTCCCGCACACCCGCCCGGTGGGCCTCACCCCGCACGGCAACCGCACGGAACTCGTCCCCGGCCACCGCAGCCCCTTCGAGGAGGCGCAGGTGCCCGGCAGCGCCGAGGCCCTGGTCGAGTACCGCCTCATGGAGGCCGGCCACGACGTCCTGGGTGTCGCCGCGCATGTCCCGCACTACATCGCCCGCTCCCCGTACCCGGACGCGGCGCTGACCGTCCTGGAGGCCATCACGGCGGGGACCGGTCTGGTCCTTCCCGGCATCGCGCATGCCCTGCGCACGGACGCGCACCGCACGCAGACCGAGATCGACCGCCAGGTCCAGGAGGGCGACGAGGAACTCGTCGCGCTCGTCCAGGGCCTTGAGCACCAGTACGACGCCGCCGCCGGCGCCGAGTCCCGCGGCAACATGCTCGCCGAACCCGTGGAGATCCCCTCGGCGGACGAGATCGGCCTCGAGTTCGAGAAGTTCCTGGCGGAGCGGGAGGGCGACGGCTGA
- a CDS encoding class I SAM-dependent methyltransferase, producing MASPRQPGRASPHISTREPIIQEPEASEPEATRRTAGVTESSRANRGWWDRNADEYQVDHGTFLGDDRFVWCPEGLDEVEAELLGPPEELKGRDVLEIGAGAAQCARWLAAQGARPVALDLSHRQLQHALRIGGSFPLVCADAGALPFADGSFDLACSAYGALPFVADPVLVLKEMRRVLRPGGRFVFSVTHPIRWAFPDEPGPEGLSVASSYFDRTPYVEQDEEGNAVYVEHHRTIGDRVRDVVAGGFRLVDLVEPEWPAWNTSEWGGWSPLRGNLIPGTAIFVCERS from the coding sequence GTGGCGTCACCGCGACAGCCGGGGCGGGCGAGCCCGCACATTAGTACGAGGGAGCCGATCATCCAAGAGCCCGAAGCGTCCGAGCCGGAAGCCACCCGGCGCACGGCCGGTGTCACGGAGAGTTCCCGGGCCAACCGGGGCTGGTGGGACCGCAACGCGGACGAGTACCAGGTCGACCACGGCACGTTCCTCGGGGACGACCGTTTCGTGTGGTGTCCCGAGGGCCTCGACGAGGTGGAGGCCGAGCTGCTCGGTCCGCCGGAGGAACTCAAGGGCCGGGACGTCCTGGAGATCGGCGCCGGCGCGGCCCAGTGCGCGCGCTGGCTGGCCGCCCAGGGCGCCCGTCCGGTCGCCCTGGACCTCTCCCACCGCCAGCTCCAGCACGCGCTGCGCATCGGCGGCTCCTTTCCTCTGGTGTGCGCCGACGCGGGCGCGCTGCCCTTCGCGGACGGTTCCTTCGATCTGGCGTGCTCGGCGTACGGGGCGCTGCCGTTCGTCGCCGACCCGGTGCTGGTCCTGAAGGAGATGCGCCGGGTGCTGCGTCCCGGCGGCCGCTTCGTCTTCTCGGTGACCCACCCGATCCGCTGGGCGTTCCCGGACGAGCCGGGCCCCGAGGGGCTGTCGGTCGCCTCCTCGTACTTCGACCGCACTCCCTACGTCGAGCAGGACGAGGAAGGGAACGCGGTGTACGTCGAGCACCACCGGACGATCGGCGACCGGGTGCGGGACGTGGTGGCCGGGGGTTTTCGCCTCGTCGACCTGGTCGAGCCGGAGTGGCCGGCCTGGAACACGTCCGAGTGGGGCGGCTGGTCGCCGCTGCGCGGGAACCTGATCCCCGGGACCGCGATCTTCGTCTGCGAGCGGAGCTGA
- the hrpB gene encoding ATP-dependent helicase HrpB — MIRYDALDALPVRGALPGLNDALEGHGTAVLVAPPGTGKTTLVPLALAGLLGEGSARRVVVAEPRRIAARAAARRMAWLLGEKVGDSVGFTVRGERVVGRRTRVEVVTTGVLLQRVQRDPELAGVDVVVLDECHERHLDADTAAAFLWDVRETLRPELRLVAASATTDADGWARLLGGAPVVEAAGVSYPVEVVWAAPVRPVRPPHGMRVDPALLTHVASVVRRALAEREGDVLCFLPGVGEIARVAGQLGGLGAVDVLQVHGRAPAAVQDAVLAPAPRRRVVLATSVAESSLTVPGVRVVVDSGLAREPRVDHARGLSSLTTVRASQAAGRQRAGRAGREAPGAVYRCWAEAEDGRLPRFPSPEIKVADLTAFALQSACWGDPDASGLALLDPPPGGAMTAARRVLTAIGAVDSAGRATDRGLRLARLGLHPRLGRALLDSAEVVGAERASEVVALLSEEPPREYGDDLAAAVRSARRGGDAYGGRWRAEVRRLRALASEATKATGATKPKETEEAEEAEEAADAPETTHATEATGSQATTSATKFAPPHRVRLPVDPPVNAGEDGLVGFVAALAFPERVAKADGASYLMVSGTRAEAGEGTALRGAPWIAVAVADRPVGKGHARVRLGAAVDEGVARLAAGSLADVRDEVHWADGDVVARRVERLGAVELTVRPLRNADAGLVRKALVEGLRLEGLGLLRWSAEAVALRQRLAFLRLRLGEPWPDMSDEALHARVDEWLEPELGRARRRADLARIDAGAGLARLLPWSSGDAARIDELAPERIAVPSGSRIRVDYGDPAQPVLAVKVQEMFGLQESPRVAGVPLLVHLLSPAGRPAAVTADLASFWKDGYKGVRAELRGRYPKHPWPEDPAAAEPTRHTNARLRR, encoded by the coding sequence GTGATCCGTTACGACGCCTTGGACGCCCTCCCCGTACGCGGGGCCCTGCCCGGTCTGAACGACGCCCTTGAGGGGCACGGCACCGCCGTGCTCGTCGCGCCGCCCGGTACCGGCAAGACGACGCTGGTGCCGCTGGCCCTGGCGGGGCTGCTGGGCGAGGGGTCCGCGCGGCGGGTGGTCGTGGCCGAGCCCCGCCGGATCGCAGCCCGGGCGGCGGCGCGACGGATGGCGTGGCTGCTGGGCGAGAAGGTCGGCGACAGCGTCGGGTTCACCGTGCGCGGGGAGCGGGTCGTCGGGCGCCGCACGCGCGTGGAGGTCGTCACGACGGGGGTGCTGCTGCAGCGGGTGCAGCGGGACCCGGAGCTGGCCGGTGTCGACGTGGTGGTGCTGGACGAGTGCCATGAGCGGCATCTGGACGCGGACACGGCGGCGGCGTTCCTGTGGGACGTGCGCGAGACGCTGCGGCCGGAGCTGCGGCTGGTGGCCGCGTCCGCGACGACCGACGCGGACGGGTGGGCGCGGCTGCTCGGCGGGGCGCCGGTGGTCGAGGCCGCCGGTGTCTCGTATCCGGTGGAGGTGGTGTGGGCCGCGCCGGTGCGTCCGGTGCGGCCGCCGCACGGCATGCGGGTCGATCCGGCGCTGCTGACGCATGTGGCGTCGGTGGTGCGGCGGGCGCTGGCCGAGCGGGAGGGGGACGTGCTGTGTTTCCTTCCCGGGGTGGGCGAGATCGCGCGGGTCGCCGGGCAGTTGGGTGGTCTCGGTGCGGTGGACGTGCTCCAGGTGCACGGGCGGGCTCCGGCGGCCGTGCAGGACGCGGTGCTGGCTCCCGCTCCGCGGCGTCGGGTGGTCCTCGCGACCTCGGTGGCCGAGTCCTCGCTGACGGTTCCCGGGGTGCGGGTGGTCGTCGACTCGGGGTTGGCGCGGGAGCCGCGGGTCGATCACGCGCGCGGGCTTAGCTCGTTGACGACGGTGCGGGCGTCGCAGGCGGCGGGGCGGCAGCGGGCGGGGCGGGCCGGGCGTGAGGCGCCGGGGGCGGTGTACCGGTGCTGGGCCGAGGCGGAGGACGGGCGGTTGCCGCGCTTCCCTTCCCCGGAGATCAAGGTGGCCGATCTGACGGCGTTCGCCCTCCAGTCGGCGTGCTGGGGGGACCCGGACGCTTCCGGGCTGGCGCTGCTGGATCCGCCTCCGGGCGGGGCGATGACGGCGGCGCGGCGCGTGTTGACGGCGATCGGAGCGGTCGACTCCGCCGGGCGGGCCACGGATCGGGGCCTTCGGCTTGCACGGCTGGGGCTGCATCCCCGGTTGGGGCGCGCGTTGCTGGACTCGGCCGAGGTGGTGGGGGCGGAACGGGCGTCCGAGGTGGTCGCGTTGCTGAGCGAGGAGCCGCCTCGCGAGTACGGGGACGACCTGGCGGCCGCCGTGCGGTCCGCGCGGCGTGGAGGCGACGCCTACGGGGGGCGGTGGCGTGCGGAGGTCCGACGGCTGCGTGCTCTCGCTTCTGAAGCCACGAAGGCCACGGGGGCTACGAAACCCAAGGAAACCGAAGAAGCCGAAGAAGCCGAAGAAGCCGCAGACGCTCCGGAAACGACGCACGCCACGGAAGCCACAGGATCTCAGGCAACTACGAGCGCCACGAAGTTCGCCCCGCCCCACCGGGTTCGTCTTCCGGTGGATCCACCGGTGAACGCCGGGGAGGACGGTCTTGTCGGGTTCGTCGCCGCGCTGGCGTTCCCGGAGCGGGTCGCCAAGGCCGACGGCGCTTCCTACCTCATGGTCTCCGGCACCCGCGCCGAGGCCGGTGAGGGCACCGCCCTGCGCGGCGCCCCCTGGATCGCCGTAGCGGTCGCCGACCGGCCCGTCGGCAAGGGGCACGCGCGCGTGCGGCTCGGGGCCGCCGTGGACGAGGGCGTGGCCCGGCTGGCGGCGGGCTCACTGGCCGACGTGCGGGACGAGGTGCACTGGGCCGACGGGGATGTCGTCGCGCGACGGGTGGAGCGGCTGGGGGCCGTCGAGCTGACGGTGCGTCCGCTGCGCAACGCCGACGCCGGACTCGTACGGAAGGCGCTTGTTGAGGGGCTGCGGCTCGAAGGGCTCGGCCTGTTGCGGTGGTCGGCCGAGGCGGTCGCCCTGCGGCAGCGGCTGGCCTTTCTGCGGCTGCGCCTCGGGGAGCCGTGGCCCGACATGTCCGACGAGGCGCTGCACGCGCGCGTGGACGAGTGGCTGGAGCCCGAACTGGGCCGGGCCCGGCGGCGCGCCGACCTCGCGCGGATCGACGCCGGTGCGGGGCTCGCGCGGCTGCTCCCCTGGTCCTCCGGGGACGCCGCGCGGATCGACGAACTCGCACCCGAGCGGATCGCCGTACCGAGCGGGTCCAGGATCCGGGTCGACTACGGGGATCCCGCACAGCCCGTGCTGGCCGTGAAGGTGCAGGAGATGTTCGGGCTGCAGGAGTCGCCCCGGGTCGCGGGGGTGCCGTTGCTCGTGCACCTGCTGTCCCCCGCCGGACGGCCCGCCGCCGTCACGGCCGACCTCGCGTCCTTCTGGAAGGACGGCTACAAGGGTGTACGGGCGGAGTTGCGCGGCCGGTATCCGAAGCATCCGTGGCCCGAGGACCCGGCCGCCGCCGAGCCGACGCGGCACACCAACGCCCGGCTCAGGCGGTGA
- a CDS encoding DUF3068 domain-containing protein produces MRRKTSLVLLALAVFFAALSPLLRWYAFPRLAKIPANQYQEMVLEAKDATLLDYNDGMKEKKVPKVTIVQTLKGNVEASERIEKTAGKDVVVWDGLSYVQGPDGKMVSKITERYIFDAHSQEPVHATGEMVDGDPVKREGIEFKWPFLTEKRDYEYFDAQARVTSPIHYRGTQDFRGVEVYYFEQTIPWTKVAFPKVMPVAGITPETVAKTGTTRWYTTVRKFWVEPLTGAPVYGEEIHKEELRGGTLLGGREKVTAFAGHVKMREDYIEYTVDLVKSNRTLVLLLTSYLPWGFLALGVLLLSLSLYLEARGRRPGDPAPAETTEPEPVTA; encoded by the coding sequence ATGCGCCGTAAGACCAGTCTCGTCCTGCTCGCCCTCGCCGTGTTCTTCGCGGCGCTGTCCCCGCTGCTGCGCTGGTACGCCTTCCCGCGCCTGGCCAAGATCCCGGCGAACCAGTACCAGGAGATGGTGCTGGAGGCGAAGGACGCGACGCTCCTCGACTACAACGACGGAATGAAGGAGAAGAAGGTCCCCAAGGTCACCATCGTGCAGACGCTCAAGGGCAACGTGGAGGCCTCCGAGCGGATCGAGAAGACCGCCGGCAAGGACGTCGTCGTCTGGGACGGCCTCTCCTATGTCCAGGGTCCCGACGGCAAGATGGTGTCCAAGATCACCGAGCGGTACATCTTCGACGCCCACAGCCAGGAACCCGTCCACGCCACCGGCGAGATGGTCGACGGCGACCCGGTGAAACGCGAGGGCATCGAGTTCAAGTGGCCGTTCCTGACCGAGAAACGGGACTACGAGTACTTCGACGCGCAGGCCCGCGTCACGTCGCCCATCCACTACCGGGGCACCCAGGACTTCCGGGGCGTCGAGGTCTACTACTTCGAGCAGACCATCCCCTGGACCAAGGTGGCGTTCCCCAAGGTCATGCCCGTCGCGGGCATCACCCCCGAGACGGTCGCCAAGACCGGCACCACCCGCTGGTACACCACGGTCCGCAAGTTCTGGGTCGAACCGCTGACCGGTGCCCCCGTCTACGGCGAGGAGATCCACAAGGAGGAACTGCGCGGCGGCACCCTGCTGGGCGGCCGGGAGAAGGTGACGGCGTTCGCCGGCCACGTGAAGATGCGCGAGGACTACATCGAGTACACCGTCGACCTGGTCAAGTCCAACCGCACCCTCGTCCTGCTGCTGACCTCGTACCTGCCCTGGGGCTTCCTTGCCCTGGGCGTCCTGCTGCTGTCGCTGTCGCTGTATCTGGAGGCCCGCGGCCGACGTCCGGGCGACCCGGCCCCGGCCGAGACGACCGAACCGGAGCCGGTCACCGCCTGA
- a CDS encoding DUF6343 family protein — translation MRTGSEPTTARSALRARFWLSVWGVVWALFGTAAFALAGRPGWAIACGVLWLVITADLALIVRHMRQGPHYQPGPDIPPYPPPDKGRR, via the coding sequence ATGCGTACGGGCAGTGAGCCGACGACCGCGCGCAGTGCGCTGCGAGCGCGGTTCTGGCTGAGCGTGTGGGGTGTCGTCTGGGCGCTCTTCGGTACGGCCGCGTTCGCGCTGGCCGGGCGGCCCGGGTGGGCGATCGCGTGCGGGGTGCTGTGGCTGGTGATCACCGCCGACCTGGCCCTGATCGTCAGGCACATGCGCCAGGGGCCGCACTACCAGCCGGGCCCCGACATCCCGCCGTACCCGCCCCCGGACAAGGGGCGCCGCTAG
- a CDS encoding acyltransferase domain-containing protein, which produces MLPDADELAEVLLDLAVPHEDVNDLVRMGRRVTDDPELRRFLEASVEELVRDMGEIGAAVDVPELDWASGALRRCFPAYVFVAALPHTRAHHRERGIPAEVSRRTLADLGRNMAVYRRRHGRAGVQAPRWLIHHFRGELYQLGRLQFERARHGERTAPVLAAAGLDVAPGTPCLNLHVPDFRGPLSPAACDRSLARAGEFFARHYPEETYRTVLCHSWLLDPQLRSYLPEDSNVVRFQERFRVAREGTEPVDTEPVQFVFGDPELPVESLPRRTSVERAVGDHLRAGGHWYIGHGWFPLRTTVR; this is translated from the coding sequence GTGCTTCCGGATGCCGATGAGCTGGCCGAGGTGCTGCTGGACCTGGCCGTACCGCACGAGGACGTCAACGACCTCGTCCGGATGGGCCGCAGGGTCACCGACGACCCGGAGCTGCGACGGTTCCTGGAGGCGTCGGTCGAGGAACTCGTCCGGGACATGGGGGAGATCGGCGCCGCGGTCGACGTGCCGGAGCTCGACTGGGCCTCGGGCGCCCTGCGGCGCTGCTTCCCCGCGTACGTGTTCGTGGCGGCACTTCCCCACACCCGCGCCCACCACCGTGAGCGGGGCATCCCCGCCGAGGTCTCCCGGCGCACCCTCGCCGACCTCGGGCGGAACATGGCCGTGTACCGCAGGCGGCACGGACGAGCCGGGGTGCAGGCCCCGCGGTGGCTCATCCACCACTTCCGGGGCGAGCTGTACCAACTGGGCCGGTTGCAGTTCGAACGGGCGCGGCACGGGGAGCGTACGGCTCCGGTGCTCGCGGCGGCCGGACTGGACGTGGCCCCCGGCACGCCCTGTCTGAACCTGCACGTTCCCGACTTCCGCGGCCCGCTGTCACCCGCCGCCTGCGACCGTTCGCTGGCGCGGGCCGGCGAGTTCTTCGCGCGGCACTACCCCGAGGAGACGTACCGGACCGTGCTCTGCCACTCCTGGCTGCTCGACCCGCAGTTGAGGAGCTACCTGCCCGAGGACTCCAACGTCGTCCGGTTCCAGGAGCGCTTCCGGGTCGCCCGCGAGGGCACCGAGCCGGTGGACACGGAACCGGTCCAGTTCGTGTTCGGCGACCCGGAGCTGCCGGTCGAGAGCCTGCCGCGGCGGACGTCCGTGGAACGGGCAGTCGGCGACCACCTGCGGGCCGGCGGGCACTGGTACATCGGGCACGGCTGGTTCCCGCTGCGAACCACCGTACGGTGA
- the rpsA gene encoding 30S ribosomal protein S1, producing the protein MTSSTETTSTTPQVAVNDIGNEEAFLAAIDETIKYFNDGDIVDGVIVKVDRDEVLLDIGYKTEGVIPSRELSIKHDVDPNEVVAVGDEIEALVLQKEDKEGRLILSKKRAQYERAWGTIEKIKEEDGIVTGTVIEVVKGGLILDIGLRGFLPASLVEMRRVRDLQPYVGKELEAKIIELDKNRNNVVLSRRAWLEQTQSEVRQTFLTTLQKGQVRSGVVSSIVNFGAFVDLGGVDGLVHVSELSWKHIDHPSEVVEVGQEVTVEVLDVDMDRERVSLSLKATQEDPWQQFARTHQIGQVVPGKVTKLVPFGAFVRVDEGIEGLVHISELAERHVEIPEQVVQVNDEIFVKVIDIDLERRRISLSLKQANEAFGADPSTVDFDPTLYGMAASYDDQGNYIYPEGFDPETNDWLEGFESQREVWETQYAEAQTRFEQHQAQVIKSREADEKAAAEGGGEAAAPAASGSGGGGGGGSYSSEGADTSGALASDEALAALREKLAGGQS; encoded by the coding sequence ATGACGAGCAGCACCGAGACCACCTCTACCACTCCGCAGGTAGCGGTCAACGACATCGGTAACGAGGAAGCCTTCCTCGCCGCGATCGACGAGACGATCAAGTACTTCAACGACGGCGACATCGTCGACGGCGTCATCGTGAAGGTCGACCGGGACGAGGTCCTGCTCGACATCGGTTACAAGACCGAAGGTGTCATCCCGAGCCGCGAGCTCTCGATCAAGCACGACGTCGACCCCAACGAGGTCGTCGCCGTCGGTGACGAGATCGAAGCCCTTGTTCTCCAGAAGGAGGACAAGGAAGGCCGCCTGATCCTCTCGAAGAAGCGCGCCCAGTACGAGCGCGCCTGGGGCACCATCGAGAAGATCAAGGAAGAGGACGGCATCGTCACCGGTACCGTCATCGAGGTCGTCAAGGGTGGTCTCATCCTCGACATCGGCCTCCGTGGCTTCCTGCCGGCTTCCCTCGTCGAGATGCGCCGTGTCCGCGACCTCCAGCCCTACGTGGGCAAGGAGCTCGAGGCGAAGATCATCGAGCTGGACAAGAACCGCAACAACGTGGTCCTGTCCCGCCGTGCCTGGCTGGAGCAGACCCAGTCCGAGGTTCGCCAGACGTTCCTCACCACCCTGCAGAAGGGTCAGGTCCGCTCCGGCGTCGTCTCCTCGATCGTCAACTTCGGTGCGTTCGTGGACCTGGGTGGCGTCGACGGTCTGGTGCACGTCTCGGAGCTCTCCTGGAAGCACATCGACCACCCCTCCGAGGTTGTCGAGGTCGGCCAGGAAGTCACCGTCGAGGTCCTCGACGTCGACATGGACCGCGAGCGCGTCTCCCTGTCGCTGAAGGCGACCCAGGAAGACCCGTGGCAGCAGTTCGCCCGCACCCACCAGATCGGCCAGGTCGTGCCCGGCAAGGTCACGAAGCTGGTTCCGTTCGGTGCGTTCGTCCGCGTGGACGAGGGCATCGAGGGTCTGGTCCACATCTCCGAGCTGGCCGAGCGCCACGTGGAGATCCCGGAGCAGGTCGTCCAGGTCAACGACGAGATCTTCGTCAAGGTCATCGACATCGACCTCGAGCGTCGTCGCATCAGCCTCTCGCTGAAGCAGGCCAACGAGGCCTTTGGTGCCGACCCGTCCACGGTCGACTTCGACCCGACGCTGTACGGCATGGCCGCGTCGTACGACGACCAGGGCAACTACATCTACCCCGAGGGCTTCGACCCCGAGACCAACGACTGGCTCGAGGGCTTCGAGTCCCAGCGTGAGGTGTGGGAGACCCAGTACGCCGAGGCGCAGACGCGCTTCGAGCAGCACCAGGCGCAGGTCATCAAGTCCCGTGAGGCGGACGAGAAGGCCGCTGCCGAGGGTGGCGGCGAAGCCGCGGCTCCGGCGGCGTCCGGCTCCGGTGGCGGCGGCGGTGGCGGTTCGTACTCCTCCGAGGGTGCCGACACGTCCGGCGCGCTGGCCTCGGACGAGGCGCTTGCCGCGCTGCGCGAGAAGCTGGCCGGCGGCCAGAGCTGA
- a CDS encoding tetratricopeptide repeat protein, protein MPETSGSTGRTPETHVIDFRAAEQLLAARDPRGAVKLLDGVIAAHPENTAARLLRARSFFAAAQLRPAELEFTIVLEREPDNAFAHFALARTYERQGRPEEARRHFRLAAALDPKPEFLKAARFEA, encoded by the coding sequence GTGCCCGAGACCAGCGGATCGACCGGACGTACTCCGGAGACGCATGTCATCGACTTCCGTGCCGCCGAGCAGTTGCTCGCCGCGCGGGACCCACGGGGCGCGGTGAAGCTGCTCGACGGTGTCATCGCCGCGCACCCCGAGAACACCGCGGCCCGGCTGCTGCGCGCTCGTTCCTTCTTCGCCGCCGCACAACTGAGACCCGCGGAGCTGGAGTTCACCATCGTCCTGGAGCGTGAGCCGGACAACGCGTTCGCGCACTTCGCGCTCGCCCGGACCTACGAGCGTCAGGGTCGGCCCGAAGAGGCCAGGCGTCACTTCCGGCTGGCCGCCGCGCTGGACCCGAAGCCGGAGTTCCTGAAGGCGGCACGCTTCGAGGCGTAA
- the coaE gene encoding dephospho-CoA kinase has protein sequence MLKVGLTGGIGAGKSEVSRLLVECGAVLVDADRIAREVVAPGTPGLASVVEAFGTDVLTPDGSLDRPRLGSIVFSDPEKLAVLNSIVHPLVGVRSRELETAAAEDAVVVHDVPLLTENGLAPLYDVVVVVDTAPETQLDRLVGLRGMTEEDARARMAAQATREKRLEIADIVIDNDVALEDLRRRVLDVWADLVRRAHAAQGPQE, from the coding sequence ATGCTGAAGGTGGGCCTGACCGGCGGTATCGGTGCCGGTAAGAGCGAGGTGTCACGGCTGCTCGTGGAGTGCGGTGCCGTGCTGGTGGACGCCGACCGCATCGCGCGCGAGGTCGTCGCGCCGGGAACGCCAGGCCTCGCCTCGGTCGTCGAGGCCTTCGGCACCGACGTGCTCACGCCCGACGGAAGCCTGGACCGGCCCCGGCTCGGCTCGATCGTCTTCTCCGACCCCGAGAAGCTCGCCGTCCTGAACTCGATCGTCCACCCCCTGGTGGGCGTCCGCTCCCGCGAACTGGAGACCGCCGCCGCCGAGGACGCCGTCGTCGTCCACGACGTCCCGCTCCTCACCGAGAACGGCCTCGCGCCGCTGTACGACGTCGTGGTCGTCGTCGACACCGCCCCCGAGACCCAGCTCGACCGCCTCGTCGGGCTGCGCGGCATGACCGAGGAGGACGCACGCGCGCGCATGGCGGCCCAGGCGACGCGGGAGAAGCGCCTGGAGATCGCGGACATCGTCATCGACAACGACGTCGCCCTGGAAGACCTGCGGCGAAGGGTCCTGGACGTGTGGGCCGACCTCGTCCGCAGAGCCCACGCGGCCCAGGGCCCTCAGGAATAG